The genomic stretch ATCTGTTCAAGCCGCTTGTGTTCCTCAGTTTTCTCTAGCCGATCATAGAAGTGTTTGAGCGTGTCCTGGGCGTCGAATAACCCGGTTCCCGTCAAGACCTCGCGTCCTTCCGGGGTGAGGACGTAGAACGTGAACGTCATCCCGTCTTCGTTCTTCGTTTCCTCGTTGATGACGCGCTCGATGACGCCAACGTGGATGAGTTTTTCCAGGTGCTCATGGATTGTCGAACGCGAGAGCGTTGGGTTCATCAGGTCGAGTTCGCGGAGTGATGGGGCTTCGTGGACGTGACTCACGATGCCTTGAATCAAGGTGAATCGGGTCTTCTGGGTAGCCATGTCCAGCATTTCGCGACGTTTCTGGAGGTTCCCCATCAAGTCGCGGTCATTCCCGCTCGTTTTGGTTTTCCCGGGGAATTCTGGATGGCTCATATCTAACACATTATTCCACACTCTGATAACCGTTTCGGCGATGACCGAATTGCTCCCAGTCACACGAAAACTCACGGAATAGCTAGTCAATCAAACTAAGTCATCGTACGAGAAATTCAGACTGAACGTGCCCCCCGTTGCCGACGACATTAAACAAGAAATGATGGAGCAAGCCGAAGCCCATTATCGCGGCCTCTCTTTCTCCTACGACGAATTCGAATCAGTCCTCAACGTCACCAGCGACCTCACCGAAATCCACAGTTACGACACCAGCTACTTCGTTCTTGGCAGTTACACCGAAGACGCTCGTATGCGCCTCGAACAAGTAAGAGACCAACTGGACGCCCGCAGTGGGGCACGCGCCATACTCATGAGCGATATCGCGAACGAATGGGAACATAGCTACCCGAAATTCCGATTAATCGCCGACTACACCACCTATCTCGTCGGTGTCGCTGAACACCGCTGTGGGGGATTCCTCGTCGAAATGGGATACTTCGCTGCCGTCGATCAATATTTTGAGAAAACCTACGTCCTCAAACTCGCCTACCGTTCCTATTTTCGGTAGCAAACGGTACAACAGTGTACCGAGGGTGGCTGGGCCTCACCGGGTTACTACTCTCTATTTTCGTGCTTCTCGCGGGACGCACCTGGCGACCTTGGGGATGTCCTTCAATTTTCGTTCCCGGCACCAGCAACGTGCAGGACGCGTCATCAAAGCACGCACACCAGCGGAACGGCTGGCTAGTGTGTGTTTGGCCGTCACACGAATCTCCTGAACGTCCGTATAGGCCGTGTTTGAAACTCATGTGACGCTTACAGGTTCGGCGTGAATCGTATTAATAATTCGGGGCAGAATTTGTACCGTTCACATCTATTTACTCCTGATTTTGGTAACAGTTCCGTAACCCCAACGAAAGCGTCCGCGAAACCGACCACGAATGGCCGTATAGCTGGATGCAAGAAGGCATCTTCGAACTTCTCGCCGCAGACCAACGCCTCTTCACTTGGAACACCGTTGAAAATCTCGAAATCTGCACTACAAAACTCCCTTGACAAGGATTCACCGCATTTTCCCGCAGCGACCCTGTAATCTCCTCAATTCTCTCTTCCACTTCGAAGTGACAGTATCCGTGTTTGTACATCAACGTACAACAAAAACCACTGAATCGCACCACTAGGACCGCATTAGCGATGGTGAGGTCCGATGTCTCGGCGCACTCAAACATTATGTCGAATAAAGCCAACTACGAATATCCCGGTAGCTACGTCGAACTACTCAGACGATTTCGACGTGAGGTGACTGAGCATGAACAAGACTAATTCGACCGAGGACGCACCGCACGAACATCGAACGCTGACCATCAGAGTTGGCACGCCCGACGACGCCTTCGACAAGGTCGAAGCCCGTCTCGCTGCCCTTGACGCCGGAGACGACTCCGATCCACTCTATGAGGTCGTCCTCCAACGAGAAGCCGACCTCCAGCGCCTGCTGTCGGCGAATAACGTCCAGCTCCTTCAGACGATTGCGCGACGCGAACCACAGAGCATTCGCGAGTTGGCACGGTTCGTCGACCGCGACGTCCGAGGGGTGCATGATAACCTCTCGGAACTCGAGCGGCTGGGGTTGGTTGAATTCGTCCAGGAGGGCCGGGCGAAAAAGCCGACCGTATGGTACGACGACATCACGATCGAGCTCCCGGTTGCCGTATCTGAATCCGACCCTGCAGACGACACCGCAGAGGCATGAGAGCACAGGGTATGAGGACAGATTGAATAATTCTTGTATGCTGAAAGTGGTATATGTGAGCACCAGTCAGACGAACAACCTGAGTTCCGGTCGGTCATCGAGTCACTGTCCAAGTGCCTGTAACTGGTGGTAACACCAGCCCTGTCAGTGGAAGTCGTTCGACTTGGATAAGGGCACGTGTACCGTTCGCTCTTCGTTTGTTTGACGGTCTTCTCTGATGAATGGTTAAGGTGGTTCCTTTGAAACGCTGAAACAATGACCTCGAGTGACCCTTCGGACAATACGCCCTCTGACCCGGCCAACCTCTTGCCCGAAGACAGCGTGTTGACCTTCGAGGAGTACCTCGACATGCAGCGGACGATTGGCCACCCGATTCGATTTCGCATTCTGTACGCGCTCAAACACGAACAGGACCTGAGTGCTCGCGACCTAGGAGAAAAGCTCGAGATTCCTGCCAACAAACTTCACTACCACTTGGACAAACTCGTCGACGTTGGCCTCGTGGAGAATCGCAAACGCAATTCACCAGATAGGGACGGTCTCTATTCATATTATCGCGCGACGAGCCTCGGAACGGGTATCCTTGAGGAGGGTGTCGAAGCCCTGATGCGACGGGAATGGGAGTTCCACGACGCCTATAACTCGGATGTGTAACTCGGCCCCACAATATATTATTCGCCCGATTAGAACCATCAATTAATGGTCGGGGAACGAATTCGCCGTCGAGATGTCTTGCGGACGATTGGAGCCGTTGGTGCAATCCCATTTACGTCAACCTGCGTCTCGGGGGAACGCCCGTGTTCTGGACCGCGGACGAGCGACACGAACCTCCCATTCGACACTGGGGGACAGTACGGCGGCTGGGGCGGCCACGAGTTTCACGGAACGCAATCGGGACATACGCAAAATCCAGTGGTGTTCGTCCACGGGAACACTCGCGACGCCTGTGATTTCTCGAAACACGCAGGCGTGTTCCTGGAGCGTGGGTATCTCGGCGACGAACTCTGGTCGATTACGTTCCGCGAGGGGACCTCAACCCATTCGGAGATGCGCGACCAACTCGAAGCCTTCGTGAGCAACGTGCTCGCCTATACTGGCGCGTCCTCGGTGGACATCATCGCCCACTCCTTGGGCGTGACGGGAGCGCGATTCTGGCTCGCCGAGTTAGACCGCTATAGTTCGGTCGATACCTTCGTCGGGCTTGCAGGGGCGAATCACGGGACGTCGACGTGCCCGACCTGTAGTGCGTACGCGGGCTGGGGCGAGCCGTGTCAGTTTATCTCGCCTGCGTGTGCCGACGAACCCGGTGAGCCACTGTACGAGCTGAATCATCCTGACGAGACGCCCGGGGCTGTCGAGTACTACACCATTCGCGGGTCGAACGACGCGTTCTATCCGGTGGACAAGGACAGCCCGATTCTCGACGGGGCACGTGAAAACGTCCTGCTCGATGGTGCCGACCACGACCAGGTGCGAGCCAGTGACCGGAGTATCGACTTGCAGTATGAGTGGATTACGGAGTGAGCGCCTGTCGAATCAAATCACTCGCTATTACATTCTCATTGATATGTTGGTCGGACCTCAGCAAGGAGGTCTTCGATGATTTCCCAGAGAATCAGCGACGGCGTTTCGTGTTCGAAGGTGGTGCCCCATCGATCTTCATCGTCGTCGGTCGAGTACTGGAAATGCGCTAGCCCGAGATCCGGATGGTCCTCATCCTGATGCCAGCCAGCATGAAATCCAGTGTTTGGGTCGGTGTAGTTGACGCGAAACCAATCGTGCGGGTCTTTTCGATACCACTTAATGACGAGCACCGGTGAATCCGGTCCTGTTGGCGGGTCGAGTCGGTTCGCATCGAAAAGTGCTCGCAGTTGCTTGGCTTCGATGTCGTCTGGAACGTACTCGGTCGTCGTGATTTGTGGAACGCGGTCGAGAACGTCTCGTTTCAACTGTGTATACAAATTCGCATTCGGATCGCCACCAGGATGCGGGACAGACATCTGTTAACTGCTGGCCCCAGCTGAGTCTGTTGTGGGGGCCAGGAAGTCCCACTCACGGATGGCAAACCCAACGATTTGGATGCGCCGCTGGAGGTGCTCCCACTCGCGTGCGATCTCTCGGCGACGATTTTCTTCGTCGGTATCGAGGTCGTCAGTGGCCAACGAACCGCGAAGCTGGTTCGGCGATTCGAGGTCGAATTCGTCTTCCCAGTCGCGAATCTGTGCCTTCATTCCGGTGAGGCGGTCCGTGAGCTCTTCTACCGTGTGCCCGCTATCTCGAAGGCGCATCGCCTCTTGCATCGCCTGACGGCGGTAGTCAGGGGAGTACGTCGTGTGGGTGCCGCTTTCATCACGATGAAGAATTCCGTCGTCTACGAGTCGTCCGAGAACGCGCTTGGTGGGTTCGTGTGACCAGCCTGCCTCGGAGGCAATCCAGTTGACCGTTCGTGGCTCTGACAGCTGCCGGGCGACCATCCGCACACGGTCTTCACCCGTGGTCTGGCGTTTCATGAGGCCTTCTTCAGAATGCGATTCGTCTTCGGTCATACGCTACAGTTTGTAGTATATCTTAATATAGGTTGAGGTGGCTCATCCTATATCGAATAGTTGGTTCACCGCTCCTCTCACACCTATCTCTGATGCTTGAGTTGGGATAACAGCGGACTAACTCGGATGCCTTGCTATGGGGTCACGCGTAATCTGAATCCGCGCCCGCTGAATCAACACGAGGAGTTCTACGTGTACACCGAAATTATTCCAACCACGTCATCGTAAACCCACGCATGGCTTCAAAGACCGACGACCAGGGCAGACTCTTTCTTACGAAGCAAATTCGAGAACGGTACGGAACACGGTTTCATATTGTTCCATCTGAGGACCGAATTACAGAGATTCAAGGAGAAAGCCCACGACTTTAGTCGTGGGATGAATCCGACCAATCCCGTCAAAACCGCAATACTTAGGTTGAATGGGATCGGATGTTAACGCAACTCGCTCGGGAAACTTGGAGTTGGATTGGGGTCTCCGTCAACAAAAAGCAACCCTGCCCAAGTGAGGCTCGGACGCAAGTCCGAGTCGGGCCGATGGCACGGCCTGTAGGGTGTCAGCAGGGTAGTCCGAACGGACTGGCGTCACCACGCGCCCACCGCCCCGACGCACTACCTACAAACCGAGACCTCCCTCGGGAGGGAAGTTGCCTCCGTTGGTGTCGGAACGACCGACCCCAAGCGCGAGGAATCCCACGACTTCAGTCGTGTGGAGGATGTCAAACTCATCCTAGTTGCAGACAATCCATTAGGGGCCGTTCGTGACGCAGCGGGTGAACTTCGTGAAATTTCGATTGAGGAACTTCGAGAGGCTGCGGCCAGGCAAGCACGTGAATCGAGCGACGAGGGGTAGTCGGGACGAGTGTTCGCGTATTCACTCTGTAATCTGATGATGGTATACGAATCTTTCGTCTCTAACTGACACTGCAAAGGCGGTAGCTGTAGACCAGATTCGTTCGCGAAAAATCGTCGATTCACAGGAAGGGCTAGTTACGGCCAGGCGTTGCGCCGAGGGCGACACCGACGGCGGCACCGACTGCCGAGATACGCTGTAGATGGGAGCATGCGAGCAAACAACGAGAGTTTCTTCACACAGGACGGCGGAGCGAGGGTATGTCTGTTGAAAATCCCCCTGCTGTGGACGCTGACGTGACGGTTTACTATGTTTCAGAGCGCTCGGAATCTGTCGTCTCCCGGACGGGGCGGCTCGCCAAGGAAGCTGTGACCGCGAGCGACCACACCGTGGGCTTTCTCGTCGAACCCGACACCACCAGTCGCGTGACGCTCATCAACTACGACACGGGTGCGGTGTTCTCCCGTTCCCGGGGTCGAACGACGTATCTGGGGCAGGTCGAGCGCCTCGAAATCGCTGAATAGTGGCGAAGGCTTGTACACGCTCGAGGCACTCCGAACTGCGAGGATGACTGACGAATTGAAATAATCAGATCGCGAGTACGCTATCGTGTCTGTTGGTATCCTTGCTTACTCTCTGTCTCGTCGATAGATGCCTGTCACGCTCGTCGTCTTCATCCTGATACCCGATGCTGTTCTCGAACCTGTGAAGGCCTCTTGGGACGTTTCAAGGTAAAATAATACTTCCAATAATCGTACTTCCAATAATCGTACTTCCAATAATCGTACTTCCAATAATCATACTTCAGAGTATCATTATTCGGAAACTCGATTGCGCTCTCGCGACTGTGGCCCTTGAGCCAGTCGACGGTACCACGCCGAACGCCCCCGGACGCTCGCGGTCGCTCAGACGACATATCGGCGAAGCCAATAAGGGTCACTGAGCCGACCAGACACGCGCGAGCGCCCGGCCTGGTTCACTCCCACCCATGGCGGTTGCGTAGTCACACTGTACGTGTCGGTGGTGTGCTCTAATCGAACGTCAATTCGATGGCAGTCGGGATGTCGATGCATTCTCTCCCGTCGTTTATGCACCAGTGACCCCATGATAACCTTCACCTTTATTATATGTTGTTGCATATATTCGGACAGTGTTTGATTAGATGGAACAAGATATAAGAGTCTGTCTGCGTGTCACGCCAACTGCGGACACGAGGGTGTTCAGATTGCAGGCGGCAGACGATGTGCTCCGAGTGCTGGTCGACGCGCACGACACAGAGTTCACACTGCGAGAGTTGGGTGAAGAAACAGAACACAGTCGTTCTACCATCTGGCGAGCCGTCGAATTACTTGATGACGTCGGGCTCTTGCGGATTCGTGAGACTCCACAGCGAAAGTACGTTGCAATCGACCCTGCACACTTGCAGAAAGCCGACCCCATACTCGGTATCCAGCAAGTGGAGTATCACGACCCCATTCGAGCGTTCGTCACACGCGTGAATCGTCGTGTTGATACCTCCGATGAGATTGCCCAGCTTGTTGGCATCCTTGTGTTTGGGAGCGTTGCTCGCGGCGAAGCCGACCGAAAAAGCGACATCGACGTGTTCGTCCTCGTCGACGGTGACCGGACGGTCGCACGCCGTCTCGTCTCGGCTGTCGCCGCAAACCTCGGAGACGAACGATTCAACGGGGACCGGTATACGTTCGAACCGTTCGTCGAATCTGTTGAAAGTGTTCGACGGGTGGGCGACAGACTCTCCGAGATTTTTAGTGAAGGTGTGACGGTTTACCGTAGCGACCGATTCCCTGAGATTCGAAAGGAGGTGCGACGCGATGAGCACGAATCGTATTGAGTCGTTAATCGAGAAGGTGCAGGTTGCATTCGATCAGCATCCTGCCGAGATAGAGGCGGGGTTAAATACGAACGAAGCTGACCTCTTGCAACTTCGGAAGTCGTGTCGTCTGCTTGCCGGTGCCGAGGTACTGCTTGACCACAGCTACTATACGCTCGTTATCGAGGCTTCGTTCGTTGCAATCGAACGCGTAATCGAGTTCAAACTGCTCGAAAGCGGCGTTGAACCACGCGACCTTCCCGGGACGCATCCGGGCGTCTATACGGAAGCGGCGAGACGTGGGCTCTTCTCTGAATACGTCGCCGAGAATCTCAAGGATTTGTGGCGGAATCACCGCGCCAAGACGTATTATCAAGACGGACTCGCGGCCAAAGAGCGCGCTGTGCTGGTTTTCGAACTCGCGATGGAAACACATGCATTCGTGGTGAATCTCTCGTCAAAGAAATTCGAGTGCCTGTGTTGAATCTTTGCGCTATCGGCGTTTGGCATACTGATTCGCGTTGCGTTGAGTGACCGACGCGTGTGGGCATCTCCCAATTAATGCTTTGGACAGGCCGTACCGGGCTTTCATATTCGTTTCTGGCACGCCCCGCTCGCCGCGTTTCACCCGGACGCTGCTCACGGTTCGTTACACTCACCGTTCGCTTCGAGGCCCTCCCTTCGGTCGTCCCTCGTTCGCTCGGCACCGACCATTCCGGGCGTGCGGCTCACTTTGTTCGCCGTTCCGGGCGTCTGGTTTGCCGCCAGCACCAAGCGCGCTTTCGGTTGCGTCTGGCGACGGACGCGAAACCGGCTTGTGTGCTGGGCACTCGCGCCGGGTGACGCTGGCGCGCGGTGCTGGTTGGTTTCTCTCTGAGGCGCGCTCGCTTCGCTCCCGGGGGTCGCTTGCGAAGGCGCGAAGCGAGCGCGCGGATGGTTGAGGCGTTTGAGAGCCACGGCTGGAGAGTTGTGGTTCAAAAGAAGACGCCGAGTGAGCGCCTTCTGCGGTAAATTCCCTATCAGGAGAACTACCAATGAGTACTAAACACACTATCGATGAAGAAGCTTCGGTCGAACAGGCACACGAAAATGAGTTTGCGGCGGTTGAGGAGCGTCCTGAGCTGCGGCCCACGGTCGAGATGGAGATTCAGACGAAGGTGGATACGAATCATCCGGATGCGGGAGTGTCCGGACTGACTTTGGCTGCAGAGGAGCGCTTGAGAGCACGTGAGTGGGAGATTGCGAGAACGCGGACGCGGTGGGACGATAGGCAAGAGTCAGACCGTGAAGCGCGGACGCGGCGGAAGGTGAGGGAGCAGAGCCGGGAACGGAGAGTTGAGTTCGAGAAGCGGGCGGCGAGCGTAGATTCGAGATTGGAGCCCGGACGCGAGGACCCTCGTGAGCGGTTGAGCCGTGAGGAGTTGGCGGCAGTGAATCAGCAAGCGATGCGCATCCATCAGATGGTGAAAAGCAGTGTCTCTCGGGCGGTGCTCTCGAAGCAGGTGGCCGAACGGATGGTCGAAGGCGCGGAATTGGTGAGTGCAGCCGTCGCAGTCATTGAGAAGCAATGGACGCGACCGGGTGGGATTGTTCCCATTGCGAAAGTCGGGGACGTGGACAGAGGCGAAGTCACGGTCGAAGGAAAAATCGAGCGACTCTGGGAGCCATCCCATCCAGCGATTCAATCGGTTGGACTCCTCGAAGATGAGAGTGGGAGAATCCGATTCACGGTCTGGAAGAAGTCAGGACAGGCGATGGTCAGCGAGGGAGAGCGGGTGCGATTCAGGGCGGCGGCGAAAAACTGGTACGAGGGTCGGTGTTCGATTGCGTTGACGCGGTGGTCGAATATAGAGTTCCCAGAGCGAGGCGAGTGGTGGACGTAGACTAACGGGCGGTCTTCTTTTTTTGTCGCCATCCTTGCTGGTCATCTCTCTTCGTCTATTAATGACCATCTCGCTCTCTGTCATCGATTTACAGATATACAACATGACTTCTGGAGACAATCCCCTCGAATGGGAATGAATTGGTAATCTGAGCGCAATCTGAAACGGAACGTGGAAGATTTTTCAGGGAATTTAGCGTACCGCACGGAGAACAACAACTTCAGGACGTCTCTTCGAACAGCGCCAACACATCTGCCGGCTCGAATAGATGGACATTCTCACGCTGTGTTGTACTCTCTACAAGCTCGTCTGTGAAGCCAGATCTCGAAAAGAGCCCGTACGCAACGTCCCGGTCAGAACCCTGCCAACGCACGTCCGGTTCAGTCGATTCGAGGTCGTCGAGGAGTGACTGACCAACGGGATTAGTGGTCCACTTGCATTCTCCGAGGAAGAGCGTCTTGGTTTGTGGATTCAACCCAACCACATCAATTTCTTGCTCGCTGTACCACCAGCGGCCTACTCGGGAACTGGAAACTGGAAATGAC from Haladaptatus sp. QDMS2 encodes the following:
- a CDS encoding winged helix DNA-binding protein, whose protein sequence is MNKTNSTEDAPHEHRTLTIRVGTPDDAFDKVEARLAALDAGDDSDPLYEVVLQREADLQRLLSANNVQLLQTIARREPQSIRELARFVDRDVRGVHDNLSELERLGLVEFVQEGRAKKPTVWYDDITIELPVAVSESDPADDTAEA
- a CDS encoding DNA-binding protein produces the protein MSTKHTIDEEASVEQAHENEFAAVEERPELRPTVEMEIQTKVDTNHPDAGVSGLTLAAEERLRAREWEIARTRTRWDDRQESDREARTRRKVREQSRERRVEFEKRAASVDSRLEPGREDPRERLSREELAAVNQQAMRIHQMVKSSVSRAVLSKQVAERMVEGAELVSAAVAVIEKQWTRPGGIVPIAKVGDVDRGEVTVEGKIERLWEPSHPAIQSVGLLEDESGRIRFTVWKKSGQAMVSEGERVRFRAAAKNWYEGRCSIALTRWSNIEFPERGEWWT
- a CDS encoding nucleotidyltransferase domain-containing protein; the protein is MEQDIRVCLRVTPTADTRVFRLQAADDVLRVLVDAHDTEFTLRELGEETEHSRSTIWRAVELLDDVGLLRIRETPQRKYVAIDPAHLQKADPILGIQQVEYHDPIRAFVTRVNRRVDTSDEIAQLVGILVFGSVARGEADRKSDIDVFVLVDGDRTVARRLVSAVAANLGDERFNGDRYTFEPFVESVESVRRVGDRLSEIFSEGVTVYRSDRFPEIRKEVRRDEHESY
- a CDS encoding transcriptional regulator, with translation MTSSDPSDNTPSDPANLLPEDSVLTFEEYLDMQRTIGHPIRFRILYALKHEQDLSARDLGEKLEIPANKLHYHLDKLVDVGLVENRKRNSPDRDGLYSYYRATSLGTGILEEGVEALMRREWEFHDAYNSDV
- a CDS encoding transcriptional regulator, coding for MSHPEFPGKTKTSGNDRDLMGNLQKRREMLDMATQKTRFTLIQGIVSHVHEAPSLRELDLMNPTLSRSTIHEHLEKLIHVGVIERVINEETKNEDGMTFTFYVLTPEGREVLTGTGLFDAQDTLKHFYDRLEKTEEHKRLEQMPRPTRS